A single window of Colletes latitarsis isolate SP2378_abdomen chromosome 4, iyColLati1, whole genome shotgun sequence DNA harbors:
- the LOC143341398 gene encoding cx9C motif-containing protein 4: MTAADPCKKFACKLQQCLKDNVYQPSRCESVIEELRQCCILHKATSTVCEGIDISKPYEHNTVDYKNAQN, from the exons ATGACTGCAGCCGATCCATGTAAAAAATTTGCATGCAAATTGCAGCAGTGTTTAAAGG ATAACGTCTATCAACCATCGCGTTGTGAATCTGTTATAGAGGAACTAAGGCAGTGTTGCATTTTGCACAAGGCTACGTCGACGGTTTGCGAAGGTATCGATATTTCCAAGCCGTACGAGCATAATACAGTGGATTAT AAAAACGCTCAAAACTAA
- the LOC143341395 gene encoding GPI alpha-1,4-mannosyltransferase I, catalytic subunit-like: MLYDLKMDTLSFKGHCSLAFLLRVVLVVYSNYHDKTFDVPYTDVDYKVFTDAARYMVEGKSPFERDTYRYTPLLALLLTPNILLHQNFGKILFSFVDVLVAILIKKILTLQNCSEKLKCICAMIWLYNPLTIIISTRGNADSMAVLLVMLTLFSFLQHKFILTGLLHAISVHFRLYPIVFSLPMYISLNKRNLMPNKNQLKLVLSCVSLVILLTIVNYYIYGFEYLYNSLIYHVIRKDTKHNFSVYFYMLYLSVNYPSSIIQKIFTFVPQLMLLLMLSYKYSSKSELPFAMFTQAMVMVTYNPVLTSQYFFWFLSLLPLCLPHFRLSVKRSVCLCFAWIVSQSLWLLAAYFLEFRGSNTFTFIWVFSLLFFVVNVKILNDIIAYYKR, encoded by the coding sequence ATGTTATATGATTTGAAAATGGATACATTGTCGTTTAAGGGGCACTGTTCATTAGCCTTCCTACTTAGAGTAGTTTTAGTCGTTTATTCAAATTATCACGATAAAACCTTTGATGTTCCATATACTGATGTGGATTATAAAGTATTTACCGATGCCGCGAGGTACATGGTGGAAGGAAAATCTCCGTTCGAACGCGATACATATCGCTATACACCACTATTAGCCTTGCTTTTAACACCAAATATCTTGTTACACCAAAATTTCGGGaagattttgttttcttttgttGACGTTCTGGTagcaattttgataaaaaagatTCTAACGTTGCAAAATTGCAGCGAGAAATTGAAATGTATTTGTGCCATGATATGGTTATATAATCCTTTAACGATTATAATTTCAACCAGAGGGAACGCAGATTCCATGGCAGTTCTTTTAGTCATGTTGACCCTGTTTTCATTTCTACAACATAAATTCATTCTAACAGGGTTATTGCATGCTATATCTGTTCATTTTAGATTATACCCTATTGTGTTCAGTTTACCCATGTATATTTCTCTTAACAAGAGAAATTTGATGCCGAACAAAAATCAGTTAAAATTGGTACTTAGTTGCGTATCTTTAGTAATTCTTTTAACCAtcgtaaattattatatttacggATTCGAGTATCTTTACAATAGCCTTATTTATCACGTGATACGTAAAGACACgaaacacaacttttctgtttaCTTTTACATGCTATATTTATCCGTGAATTATCCATCAAGCATAATTCAAAAAATTTTCACGTTTGTACCACAGTTAATGCTGTTGCTGATGTTGTCATACAAATACTCGAGTAAATCCGAATTGCCATTTGCAATGTTTACACAAGCCATGGTAATGGTGACATATAATCCCGTATTAACATCTCAATATTTCTTCTGGTTCTTATCTCTTTTACCGTTGTGCCTTCCACATTTTCGTTTAAGCGTTAAGAGATCAGTATGTCTATGTTTTGCGTGGATCGTAAGTCAAAGTCTTTGGCTACTGGCAGcttattttttagaatttcgagggtcaaATACTTTCACGTTTATTTGGGTCTTCAGTTTACTATTCTTCGTTGTCAACGTGAAGATTTTGAACGATATTATTGCATATTACAAGCGGTAG
- the Emc6 gene encoding ER membrane protein complex subunit 6 — protein sequence MLGKIKTKQEKGEIIAYSEAAVVNNAAVVEYCRISMAALSGGTAGLLGLTGLYGFGFYIFAVFGLWVMLLLKAGGQWKKYFISRRNLLTSGFFGGLFTYVLFWTFLYGMVHVY from the exons ATGTTGGGGAAGATTAAAACAAAACAAGAGAAAGGAG AGATTATTGCATACAGCGAGGCGGCTGTTGTAAATAATGCTGCTGTAGTTGAATATTGTAGGATATCAATGGCAGCTTTATCCGGTGGTACAGCTGGTTTATTGGGGCTGACAGGTTTATACGGTTTTGGTTTCTACATTTTTGCAGTATTCGGATTATGG GTAATGTTGTTATTAAAAGCTGGGGGCCAgtggaagaaatattttataagcAGGCGAAATCTTTTGACAAGTGGATTTTTTGGAGGACTTTTT ACATACGTGTTGTTTTGGAC ATTTTTGTATGGTATGGTACATGTCTACTGA